The following coding sequences lie in one Anomaloglossus baeobatrachus isolate aAnoBae1 chromosome 7, aAnoBae1.hap1, whole genome shotgun sequence genomic window:
- the ZFAND2B gene encoding AN1-type zinc finger protein 2B, producing MEFPDLGKHCSEPTCKQLDFLPLKCDACEQIFCKDHITYILHSCSSAYKKDVQVPVCPLCNIPIPVKRGQTPDIVVGEHIDRDCKSDPAQQKRKIFTNKCGKPGCRQKELMKVICDDCHGNFCLKHRHPLDHECKGKSAPISRAGHAALLRSQASSSKASASSSHMAAAARPASHPQHSRASVPSPQPPAAAALQNGLTEEEALQRALEMSLAESAQNATPQQSSQEDEDLALARALSASEEEYRRQQQAGQASRNAKQSTCNMC from the exons ATGGAGTTCCCAGACCTCGGGAAGCATTGCTCAGAGCCGACCTGCAAGCAGCTGG ATTTTCTACCTCTGAAATGTGACGCCTGTGAGCAAATCTTCTGCAAAGACCACATAACATACATCCTGCACAGCTGCAGCTCGGCGTACAAGAAG GATGTGCAGGTCCCGGTTTGCCCCCTCTGTAACATTCCGATCCCGGTGAAGAGAGGTCAGACTCCCGACATCGTGGTTGGGGAACACATCGATCGTGACTGCAAGTCCGACCCGGCTCAGCAGAAGCGCAAG ATATTCACTAATAAATGCGGGAAGCCGGGCTGCCGGCAGAAAGAGCTGATGAAAGTGATCTGTGACGACTGCCACGGAAACTTCTGCCTCAAGCACAGACATCCGCTGGACCACGAGTGCAAAGGCAAAAGCGCGCCCATCTCCCGGGCAGG acaCGCTGCACTGCTCCGATCTCAGGCCTCCTCTTCCAAAGCCTCAGCGTCCTCTAGTCACATGGCAGCAGCAGCCAGGCCGGCGTCACATCCTCAGCACAGCAG AGCGAGTGTTCCTAGTCCCCAGCCCCCTGCTGCGGCCGCTCTGCAGAATGGACTA ACAGAAGAAGAGGCGTTACAGAGGGCTCTGGAAATGTCGCTTGCAGAATCAGCACAAAATGCAACTCCGCAGCAAAG ctctcaggaagacgaggattTGGCTCTCGCCCGAGCTCTGTCAGCGAGCGAGGAAGAATACAGACGGCAGCAGCAGGCA GGGCAAGCAAGTCGCAACGCCAAACAGAGCACCTGCAATATGTGCTAG